Proteins found in one Terriglobia bacterium genomic segment:
- a CDS encoding LemA family protein, with translation MKKGWLILVGILVILVVIPGFAVQGTYNDIVAKEQEVNQQWAQVENVYQRRADLIPNLVATVKGYAAHESEVLETVTASRAQVGSVRISQDILKNPAEFQKFQQAQDSLGSALTRLMVVVEKYPDLKANQNFLELQSQLEGSENRIAQERRNFNRGAQDYNIRIKQFPANLVAGFFGFKEKQYFQSTPGSEKAPVVNFGK, from the coding sequence ATGAAAAAGGGCTGGCTTATATTGGTGGGGATCCTGGTGATCCTGGTAGTGATTCCCGGCTTTGCCGTGCAGGGTACTTATAACGACATCGTTGCCAAAGAGCAGGAAGTCAACCAGCAGTGGGCTCAGGTGGAAAACGTGTACCAGAGACGCGCCGATCTGATTCCCAACCTGGTAGCCACCGTAAAGGGCTACGCCGCCCACGAGAGTGAAGTCCTGGAAACGGTGACCGCTTCGCGCGCGCAGGTGGGTTCGGTCCGGATTTCCCAGGACATTCTCAAGAATCCGGCGGAGTTCCAGAAGTTCCAGCAGGCACAGGACAGTCTCGGCAGCGCGCTCACACGCTTGATGGTCGTGGTCGAAAAATACCCGGACTTGAAAGCCAATCAGAATTTCCTCGAGCTGCAAAGCCAGCTCGAAGGCAGCGAAAACCGCATCGCCCAGGAGCGGAGGAATTTCAACAGGGGCGCGCAGGATTACAACATCAGGATCAAGCAGTTTCCTGCCAATCTGGTGGCCGGCTTCTTCGGATTCAAGGAAAAGCAGTACTTTCAGAGCACGCCCGGAAGCGAGAAGGCTCCGGTCGTGAACTTTGGCAAGTAA
- a CDS encoding copper homeostasis protein CutC, with amino-acid sequence MVKRVLEVCVESVEGAMAAQEGGADRVELCANLLEGGTTPSAGSIHQARRSLQIRVQVMIRPRGGDFCYSATEFAVMKFDIEAAKGAGADGVVIGILKADGCVDEARTRELTASARPMSVTFHRAFDMARDPYEAMETLIAIGVDRILTSGQESSVLEGLDLISDLVRKAGDRIIIMPGGGITERNFRKIVEQSGAKELHIAALAAVEGPMKYRNTRCFMGGELRPPEFGLLTTHSGRVGTFVHALHKME; translated from the coding sequence ATTGTGAAGAGGGTTCTGGAAGTCTGTGTCGAATCGGTCGAGGGCGCCATGGCGGCACAGGAAGGCGGCGCGGATCGCGTGGAGTTGTGCGCAAATCTCCTTGAGGGAGGCACCACTCCCAGTGCAGGGTCGATCCACCAGGCGCGGCGGAGTCTGCAGATCCGCGTGCAGGTCATGATCCGGCCGCGCGGCGGCGACTTCTGTTATTCGGCGACGGAGTTCGCAGTGATGAAGTTCGACATCGAAGCGGCCAAGGGGGCGGGCGCCGACGGCGTCGTGATCGGCATTCTCAAGGCGGATGGTTGCGTGGACGAGGCCCGCACCCGCGAGCTGACTGCATCGGCAAGGCCCATGAGCGTTACCTTCCACCGCGCCTTCGACATGGCACGCGACCCTTATGAGGCCATGGAGACTCTGATCGCAATCGGTGTCGACCGCATCCTCACGTCGGGACAGGAAAGCAGCGTGCTGGAAGGACTCGATCTGATCTCCGATCTCGTGCGCAAGGCCGGCGACCGCATCATCATCATGCCCGGTGGAGGAATTACCGAACGGAACTTCAGAAAGATCGTCGAGCAGAGCGGCGCCAAGGAACTGCACATCGCCGCCCTGGCGGCCGTTGAGGGCCCAATGAAATATCGCAATACCAGGTGCTTTATGGGGGGCGAGCTGAGGCCACCCGAATTCGGCCTGCTCACGACCCATTCCGGACGGGTCGGTACATTCGTACACGCCCTCCACAAAATGGAGTAG
- a CDS encoding UDP-N-acetylmuramate dehydrogenase, with product MRQSPFPVVFRERVPLAPYTSLGIGGPARYLAEVETEAQVIESLEFGEARKLPVFILGGGSNIVASDAGFDGLVVRIALRGIRHKSGGVFVAAAGEEWDPFVRRCVEHGLVGIECLSGIPGTVGGTPVQNVGAYGQEVGEVIVAVRALDRNARHVVELNNKACGFAYRTSIFNTACRERYVVLSVTYALRAGDKPRVAYPDLIRYFSDRTDSPSLAEVREGVLHIRDRKSMVIRPGDPNARSAGSFFKNPLVPADKAAQAEEAARCRGSLKRGEIMPQYPMPEGMVKLSAAWLIENAGFTKGYSRGRVGLSSRHTLALINRGGATAQELLDLMRDVQSAVRHFFGVELVPEPVFVGFDK from the coding sequence ATGAGGCAATCCCCTTTTCCGGTCGTCTTTCGAGAACGAGTGCCGCTGGCGCCTTACACCTCGTTAGGCATCGGGGGTCCGGCGCGTTACCTGGCAGAGGTCGAGACGGAGGCCCAGGTGATTGAATCCCTGGAATTCGGTGAGGCCCGCAAGCTGCCGGTTTTCATTCTTGGAGGGGGAAGCAACATCGTCGCCTCCGATGCCGGTTTCGACGGTCTTGTCGTCCGGATCGCCCTGCGCGGCATCAGGCACAAAAGTGGCGGCGTCTTTGTGGCGGCGGCCGGGGAGGAATGGGATCCCTTCGTGCGCCGTTGCGTGGAACATGGCCTGGTGGGAATCGAGTGTCTAAGCGGGATTCCGGGCACCGTAGGCGGCACGCCGGTGCAGAACGTAGGCGCTTATGGCCAGGAAGTGGGAGAAGTGATCGTCGCAGTACGCGCCCTGGACCGCAATGCCCGGCACGTGGTGGAGCTGAACAACAAAGCATGCGGCTTTGCGTACAGGACGAGCATCTTCAACACCGCATGCCGCGAGCGTTATGTCGTTCTTTCGGTTACGTACGCGTTGCGCGCAGGCGATAAACCCCGGGTCGCTTACCCCGACCTGATTCGATATTTCTCCGACCGGACGGATTCTCCCAGCCTGGCCGAGGTGCGGGAGGGAGTTCTGCACATCCGAGACCGCAAATCCATGGTCATCCGGCCTGGTGACCCTAACGCGAGGAGCGCCGGATCATTCTTTAAAAATCCGCTCGTGCCGGCGGACAAGGCGGCACAAGCGGAAGAAGCCGCCAGGTGCCGCGGTTCCCTGAAAAGAGGCGAGATCATGCCCCAGTACCCGATGCCCGAAGGCATGGTGAAACTTTCCGCGGCCTGGCTCATCGAAAATGCAGGTTTCACCAAAGGGTACAGTCGCGGGCGCGTCGGTTTGTCGAGCAGGCACACACTCGCCTTGATCAACCGGGGCGGCGCCACCGCTCAGGAGCTCCTTGACCTGATGCGTGACGTCCAATCGGCCGTGCGCCACTTCTTCGGTGTCGAGCTCGTCCCTGAACCCGTCTTCGTCGGCTTCGACAAGTAA
- a CDS encoding acyl--CoA ligase yields MSNGTTLWEAISKENPDRAALVVPGGPVVSYRSLREQVERLASYLQRAGISRGDRVALVLPNGVEAVVAFLAAATAGTAAPLNPGYKLEEFRFYLSDTGAKALIVPPGGADQARQAAGPATLLLESRIEAGGSIQFVSSAHMRSQGELDPSPAEDAALVLHTSGTTSRPKRVPLKHSNLLASARNIARFYALTPADVSMCVMPLFHVHGLVGSVLSSLLAGATVVVPPGFNALSFWSTVQAHHATWYSAVPAIQQMLLARTREGMRPAGAEGLRFIRSCSSALAPATMAELEHRFKVPVLEAYGMTEASHQIATNPLPPAERKPGTVGLGSNVDIGIMDNAGRLLPSGAQGEVVIRGANVITGYEDNPEANATSFTSGWFRTGDEGILDKQGYLKLVGRIKELIVRGGEKIAPLEVDQVLQLHPAVAEAATFGVPHRIYGEEVAAAVELRAPATEEELLAFCRDHLADFKCPKRIHIVERIPRTATGKIQRKTVAQKLEP; encoded by the coding sequence ATGAGCAACGGTACTACCCTGTGGGAGGCTATCTCCAAGGAAAACCCGGACCGTGCCGCGTTAGTTGTACCCGGCGGGCCGGTCGTGAGCTATCGATCTTTACGCGAGCAAGTCGAACGGCTTGCGAGCTACCTTCAGCGTGCCGGAATTTCCCGCGGCGACCGTGTCGCACTGGTACTGCCGAACGGTGTCGAGGCCGTGGTTGCGTTCCTGGCGGCGGCGACGGCAGGCACAGCGGCACCGCTGAACCCCGGCTACAAGTTGGAGGAGTTCCGGTTCTACCTGTCCGATACCGGCGCCAAAGCTCTGATTGTGCCGCCAGGCGGAGCCGATCAGGCCCGGCAGGCTGCAGGTCCGGCGACCCTGCTCCTAGAATCCCGAATCGAGGCCGGGGGCTCGATTCAATTCGTTTCTTCAGCACACATGAGATCACAGGGAGAGCTCGATCCCTCCCCGGCTGAGGATGCAGCACTGGTTCTGCACACGAGCGGCACGACAAGCCGTCCCAAGCGTGTGCCGCTCAAGCACTCCAACCTCCTGGCATCGGCGCGCAACATCGCTCGATTTTATGCGCTCACTCCCGCGGACGTTTCGATGTGCGTGATGCCTCTCTTCCACGTGCATGGGCTGGTCGGCTCTGTCCTGTCATCCTTGCTGGCCGGAGCCACTGTGGTGGTGCCTCCCGGATTCAATGCGCTCTCCTTCTGGTCCACGGTTCAGGCGCACCACGCAACCTGGTATTCCGCAGTTCCGGCAATCCAGCAGATGCTGCTGGCACGCACACGCGAGGGAATGCGCCCGGCGGGTGCCGAAGGGCTTCGTTTCATCCGGTCCTGCAGCTCCGCCCTGGCCCCGGCAACCATGGCCGAGCTCGAGCACCGTTTCAAGGTGCCGGTGCTCGAGGCGTACGGCATGACCGAGGCATCGCATCAGATCGCCACCAACCCGTTGCCGCCGGCAGAACGCAAACCCGGAACAGTCGGGCTCGGCAGCAATGTCGACATCGGGATCATGGATAATGCGGGGCGTTTACTCCCCTCTGGAGCGCAGGGTGAAGTGGTGATTCGCGGCGCAAACGTCATCACCGGATATGAGGACAACCCGGAGGCGAATGCGACTTCCTTTACCAGCGGCTGGTTCCGCACCGGTGACGAAGGGATTCTGGACAAGCAAGGTTATCTGAAGTTGGTCGGCCGCATCAAGGAACTCATCGTGCGCGGCGGCGAGAAAATCGCGCCGCTGGAGGTCGATCAGGTGCTCCAGCTGCATCCGGCTGTCGCCGAAGCCGCGACCTTTGGAGTGCCGCATCGGATCTACGGCGAGGAAGTCGCGGCTGCGGTGGAATTGCGCGCTCCCGCCACAGAGGAGGAACTGCTCGCCTTCTGTCGCGATCACCTGGCGGATTTCAAATGCCCCAAAAGGATCCACATCGTGGAGCGCATCCCGCGTACGGCCACCGGCAAAATACAACGGAAGACCGTTGCGCAGAAGCTGGAGCCATGA
- a CDS encoding 2-dehydropantoate 2-reductase, protein MKFAIVGAGAIGAYVGACLSSGGAEVALLARGPHLEAMRQHGVRVRFQSGESLTAHPFATDEPAEIGPVDVVFLALKAPGLIAIAPHLAPILRAETPVVAGQNGIPWWYFENYGGPLEGTHLETVDPGGGLSSAIPARRVIGCVIYCSTAIAEPGVIRHIQGNRFAIGELDGTRSERCRQIAQAFHNGGLKCAVRSRIRHDVWVKLIGSLAFNPISALARADMEEILQDPRTFALARAIMKEGEAVAQSLGMELDITADQRLEGAARVGPHKTSTLQDLEMGRPLELDAIVGAVAELADRLGIPVPHTKTVYACAKLLEKRL, encoded by the coding sequence ATGAAGTTTGCGATTGTAGGTGCAGGAGCGATCGGAGCTTACGTCGGCGCCTGCCTTTCATCCGGCGGAGCAGAGGTCGCTCTCCTGGCACGCGGCCCCCATCTTGAGGCCATGCGCCAGCACGGAGTGCGGGTTCGGTTCCAATCTGGGGAGTCGTTGACAGCCCATCCATTTGCCACCGACGAGCCTGCGGAAATCGGGCCGGTGGACGTGGTCTTCCTGGCGTTGAAAGCCCCCGGCCTCATCGCGATAGCCCCACACCTGGCACCCATTTTGAGGGCCGAAACGCCGGTCGTGGCCGGACAAAACGGCATACCCTGGTGGTATTTCGAGAATTACGGCGGCCCCTTGGAAGGGACACATCTGGAAACAGTGGATCCTGGGGGGGGCTTGTCCTCCGCCATCCCGGCACGTCGTGTGATCGGTTGCGTGATTTATTGCTCGACGGCGATCGCCGAACCCGGCGTCATCAGACACATCCAGGGGAATCGCTTTGCGATCGGCGAGCTCGACGGCACCCGGAGCGAGCGCTGCAGGCAGATCGCCCAGGCATTTCACAACGGCGGGCTCAAATGCGCGGTGCGCAGCCGCATACGTCACGATGTCTGGGTGAAGCTGATCGGCAGCCTGGCCTTCAATCCCATCAGCGCCCTGGCGCGCGCCGACATGGAGGAGATCCTCCAGGATCCGCGCACCTTCGCCCTGGCACGTGCCATCATGAAGGAAGGAGAGGCCGTGGCACAATCCCTCGGCATGGAGCTTGATATCACGGCGGATCAGCGCCTGGAAGGCGCCGCCCGCGTGGGTCCGCACAAGACCAGCACGCTCCAGGACCTCGAAATGGGAAGGCCGCTCGAACTGGATGCCATCGTCGGCGCCGTGGCCGAATTGGCGGATAGGCTGGGCATTCCGGTCCCTCATACAAAGACCGTCTACGCTTGCGCGAAACTCCTGGAGAAGCGCCTGTGA